From Microcystis aeruginosa NIES-2549, a single genomic window includes:
- a CDS encoding dynamin family protein: MNRYQRGTINIGVVGLMGQGKSTFLQRISGLGNDVIPAKEGAACTACKSKIEYKEGETEGEVTFHTQESFLTTVITPYYKALKLTPPRTIEDFEKPLPVPDFSYEQGNATLKSIYGHLKDDYHDHLQSYKPHLQTGSPKILSSVPKSEIYKYVSQPRDEKKKLIFFDHLAVNSVKISCPFPNQDVQQIALVDVPGLGDTRLGDEDLMFKTLGQEVDIVLFIRRPDRDDKRYGWEPRDTDLYKTAYQALDSLNRRSFMILNYDNSNLEGCQDHKDTIQSKHIDVVRCEIANCNDSNEANRVLDLVLDYMIDNITSLDEKYVRTYQEELNKLQQRVAQELAKARQDWTTGLSKSYVNEQHKMSSLYENSWFAITYNLDRLVDNLNSEKNEDENNFRQEVISVIENCKNDTGIPDIEQILVGYIKQKKDWKITYSNYLHDVRTHLTRNFTSMENGMSRKVEEAKEKVSQSLRESLNLGNIPQLVNLQGSQFLKKLVEIIPDDDSLKPLKQPLEALANFEMTYRNHIRSVVRDYLDNFNPNKTNMELTKIPGGNEDTPEIKQKKAEEIQHNLEIIHGEVIFHCEVELPSKISSKPGKEILIEIEEFVDQITRSEGVRKAWEIFQYDQKFYIWPEEFGGDTEQNHRQQWLNAVEQVAQVNQLQALQFVN; this comes from the coding sequence ATGAATCGCTATCAACGAGGAACGATCAATATTGGTGTTGTTGGCTTAATGGGTCAAGGAAAAAGCACTTTTTTACAAAGGATTAGTGGATTGGGCAATGATGTAATTCCAGCAAAAGAAGGAGCAGCTTGTACAGCGTGTAAGAGTAAGATTGAGTATAAGGAAGGAGAAACCGAAGGTGAGGTGACTTTTCACACACAAGAATCCTTTTTGACAACTGTCATTACTCCTTATTATAAAGCCTTAAAACTGACTCCTCCCCGGACGATTGAAGATTTTGAAAAACCTCTCCCTGTTCCTGACTTTTCTTACGAACAGGGCAATGCGACTTTAAAAAGCATTTATGGACACTTAAAAGATGATTATCATGACCATTTACAATCATACAAACCTCACTTACAAACAGGCTCACCTAAAATCTTATCGAGTGTTCCTAAATCTGAAATCTATAAATATGTTTCTCAACCAAGAGATGAGAAAAAAAAATTGATTTTTTTCGATCATTTAGCGGTCAATTCCGTGAAAATTTCTTGTCCTTTTCCCAATCAAGATGTACAACAGATTGCCTTGGTTGATGTTCCGGGTTTAGGCGATACTCGACTGGGAGATGAGGATTTAATGTTCAAAACTTTAGGACAAGAAGTTGATATAGTTCTTTTTATTCGTCGTCCTGATCGTGACGACAAACGTTATGGATGGGAACCGAGAGATACAGATTTATATAAAACAGCCTATCAAGCTTTAGATTCTTTGAATAGGCGTTCTTTTATGATTCTTAACTATGATAATAGTAATCTAGAAGGTTGTCAGGATCACAAGGACACTATTCAAAGCAAACACATTGATGTTGTGAGATGTGAAATTGCTAATTGCAATGATTCTAACGAAGCTAATCGTGTTCTTGATCTAGTTTTAGACTATATGATAGATAACATTACTTCGTTAGATGAAAAATACGTTAGAACTTATCAAGAGGAATTGAATAAACTTCAACAGAGAGTGGCCCAAGAATTAGCAAAAGCTCGACAAGATTGGACTACTGGTTTATCTAAGTCATATGTCAATGAACAGCATAAAATGTCTAGTTTATACGAAAATTCTTGGTTTGCTATTACATATAATCTTGATAGATTGGTGGATAATTTAAACTCAGAAAAAAATGAAGATGAAAATAATTTTAGGCAAGAAGTAATTTCCGTTATTGAAAACTGTAAAAATGATACAGGAATTCCTGATATTGAACAAATTTTAGTAGGGTACATAAAACAAAAAAAAGATTGGAAGATAACTTATTCTAATTACTTACATGATGTTCGTACTCATTTAACTCGTAATTTTACTTCAATGGAAAATGGAATGAGCAGAAAAGTAGAAGAAGCGAAAGAAAAAGTAAGTCAAAGTTTAAGAGAGTCTCTTAATTTAGGGAATATTCCTCAGTTAGTTAATCTTCAAGGATCTCAATTCTTGAAAAAATTAGTAGAAATTATCCCAGATGATGACTCTTTAAAACCTCTGAAACAACCTCTTGAAGCCTTGGCTAATTTTGAGATGACTTATCGAAATCATATTCGTTCCGTAGTCAGAGATTACCTAGACAATTTTAATCCTAATAAAACTAATATGGAGTTAACCAAAATACCAGGCGGGAACGAAGATACCCCAGAAATTAAGCAAAAAAAAGCGGAAGAAATTCAACATAATTTAGAAATCATTCATGGCGAAGTGATTTTTCATTGTGAAGTTGAATTACCTTCGAAAATATCTTCTAAGCCTGGAAAAGAAATCTTGATCGAAATTGAAGAATTTGTTGATCAAATTACTCGTTCAGAAGGTGTCAGAAAAGCATGGGAGATTTTCCAGTATGATCAAAAATTTTATATTTGGCCAGAAGAATTTGGAGGAGATACCGAACAAAATC